A single window of Paracoccus albus DNA harbors:
- the rocF gene encoding arginase: protein MTHCILIGAPVDEGQRVPGCMMGPSAYRVAGLGKVLESLGHTVEDRGDVQRGPLGEETHENSAIHHLPEVVAWTKALSASAQVAMPDGVPIFMGGDHSLALGTVAGVAAHAKAAERPLFVIWLDAHSDFHTPETTTSGNLHGTPMAYASGRDGFAPFPPFPAPVPAENICMFGIRSVDPAEHAMLQETEITVNDMRVLDERGIVAPLREFLERVRAANGLLHVSLDVDFLDPAIAPAVGTTVPGGTTFREAHLVCEILHESGLVTSLDLVELNPFLDDRGRTAKLMVDLVGSMMGQKVFDRRTRSF, encoded by the coding sequence ATGACACATTGCATCCTGATCGGCGCACCGGTGGACGAGGGGCAGCGCGTTCCCGGCTGCATGATGGGGCCATCTGCCTATCGTGTCGCAGGGCTGGGCAAGGTGCTGGAATCGCTTGGCCACACGGTAGAGGATCGCGGCGATGTGCAGCGCGGCCCCCTGGGTGAGGAAACACACGAAAACAGCGCAATCCATCACTTGCCAGAGGTTGTTGCATGGACCAAGGCGCTGTCTGCTTCGGCGCAGGTTGCCATGCCCGATGGTGTGCCGATCTTCATGGGCGGCGATCATTCGCTGGCACTGGGCACGGTTGCAGGCGTCGCTGCCCATGCAAAGGCGGCAGAGCGTCCGCTGTTCGTGATCTGGCTGGACGCGCACAGCGATTTTCATACGCCCGAGACCACGACTTCCGGCAATCTGCATGGCACCCCGATGGCCTATGCCTCGGGCCGTGACGGTTTTGCACCTTTCCCGCCTTTCCCCGCCCCCGTCCCGGCAGAAAATATCTGCATGTTCGGCATCCGCAGCGTCGACCCGGCGGAGCACGCCATGCTGCAGGAAACCGAGATCACCGTGAACGATATGCGCGTGCTGGATGAGCGAGGCATTGTTGCGCCCCTTCGCGAGTTCCTTGAGCGCGTTCGCGCCGCCAACGGTTTGCTGCATGTTTCACTGGACGTCGATTTCCTCGACCCCGCCATCGCACCTGCCGTCGGCACGACGGTACCGGGCGGCACGACCTTCCGCGAGGCGCATCTCGTCTGCGAGATCCTGCATGAATCCGGGCTCGTGACGTCGTTGGATCTGGTAGAGTTGAATCCGTTTCTGGATGATCGCGGCCGCACGGCAAAGCTGATGGTCGACCTGGTTGGTTCCATGATGGGCCAGAAAGTGTTCGACCGCCGCACGCGCAGCTTCTAG